In bacterium, the following proteins share a genomic window:
- a CDS encoding nucleotidyltransferase domain-containing protein has product DVDLLVTFNPQAQWSLYDFVELQEELSSLLERKVDLVSRRGLERSRNPIRPKEILSKAMVIYAAEG; this is encoded by the coding sequence CGATGTGGATCTGCTGGTGACCTTTAATCCCCAAGCCCAATGGTCGCTTTACGATTTCGTCGAACTGCAGGAAGAGCTCTCCAGTCTATTGGAACGAAAGGTGGACCTGGTGAGCCGCCGGGGTTTGGAACGCAGCCGAAATCCTATTCGACCGAAGGAAATTTTGTCAAAGGCGATGGTCATCTATGCCGCCGAGGGATAG
- a CDS encoding DUF86 domain-containing protein, with amino-acid sequence MENDLLLSAVIRKLEIIGEATKRLSPEFRSAYPEIPWKKMLGQGV; translated from the coding sequence GTGGAGAACGACCTGCTGCTGTCGGCGGTCATCCGCAAGCTGGAAATCATCGGAGAAGCGACAAAACGCTTATCGCCGGAGTTTCGCTCCGCCTACCCCGAAATACCCTGGAAGAAAATGTTAGGGCAAGGGGTTTAA
- a CDS encoding ATP-binding cassette domain-containing protein: protein MINTDSSPVIEARGLTKVFRIFRRRAGIGGAIVNLFKREYEDVRAVDGVSFAIEPGELLGYIGPNGAGKSTTIKMLCGIIRPTEGTCRVLGRDPHRQRVANARDVGVMFGQRSQLWWDIAVQESFRLLEKIYEVPREEFKKNLAFFTEVLELNDLLRLPVRKLSLGQRVRCELAGTLLHNPRVVYLDEPTIGLDVSMQHTVREFIRSYNTRHESTVLLTSHYMDDVLALCPTGRWRSSSGPSADGGWCTWILKVRRRWMPRSWRPPSPSRARLWRCGWGRRTGCRWGSIRRRRRPKMSSPPASPA, encoded by the coding sequence ATGATTAACACCGACAGTAGTCCGGTCATCGAAGCCCGTGGGCTGACCAAGGTCTTCCGCATATTCCGGCGCCGGGCCGGCATCGGGGGCGCCATCGTCAACCTCTTCAAGCGCGAGTACGAGGATGTCCGGGCCGTGGACGGGGTGAGCTTCGCCATCGAGCCCGGTGAGCTCCTCGGCTACATCGGCCCCAACGGCGCGGGCAAATCCACGACCATCAAGATGCTCTGCGGCATCATCCGCCCCACCGAGGGAACCTGCCGAGTCCTCGGTCGGGATCCCCACCGTCAGCGCGTGGCCAACGCCCGGGATGTCGGCGTCATGTTCGGCCAGCGCTCACAGCTCTGGTGGGACATCGCCGTCCAGGAGAGCTTCCGGCTGCTGGAGAAAATCTACGAGGTTCCGCGCGAGGAGTTCAAGAAGAACCTGGCTTTCTTCACCGAGGTGCTGGAGCTGAATGACCTTCTGCGTCTGCCGGTGCGCAAGCTCTCCCTGGGCCAGCGGGTGCGGTGCGAGCTGGCCGGGACCCTCCTGCACAACCCCCGGGTCGTGTACCTGGACGAGCCCACCATCGGCCTCGACGTCTCGATGCAGCACACGGTGCGCGAGTTCATCCGCAGCTACAACACGCGGCACGAGTCGACGGTGCTCCTCACCAGCCACTACATGGACGACGTCCTCGCCCTGTGCCCGACGGGTCGTTGGCGGAGTTCAAGCGGACCTTCGGCCGACGGCGGGTGGTGTACCTGGATACTGAAGGTCCGGCGTCGCTGGATGCCGCGGAGCTGGCGGCCGCCCTCTCCATCCCGCGCGAGGCTCTGGAGGTGCGGCTGGGGGAGACGAACGGGCTGTCGGTGGGGTTCGATCCGAAGGAGACGACGGCCAAAGATGTCATCGCCGCCTGCCTCACCCGCCTGA
- a CDS encoding DUF3800 domain-containing protein: MRYRLYVDESGDHVIYDRSTLSQEGHRFLALGGVQFEYGEGYNEFAGALETLKRKHLPYHADEPIILHRRDIIDKRGPFTVLQDEEMCKLFDEDLLKLLTDVPYELYVVVIDKLKHINENPNPWHPYHMALTYLMQRFSFHLTEIGGVGDILAESRGGNEDKMLKNAYEHTYHHGDVRNTSLLYHRTLTSKEIKLKPKNKNIAGLQLIDMLVANAKRWVLRKYDLTVMEISTFESRLVPIIESKFRSDQSGNIEGCGFVLYPK, from the coding sequence GTGCGGTACAGACTCTATGTGGACGAATCAGGTGACCATGTCATTTATGACAGGTCTACACTGAGCCAAGAGGGCCATAGATTCTTGGCGTTAGGAGGCGTTCAGTTTGAATATGGAGAGGGCTACAACGAATTTGCAGGTGCTTTGGAAACATTAAAACGAAAACATCTACCGTATCATGCCGATGAGCCGATTATCCTTCATAGACGAGATATTATAGATAAAAGAGGACCCTTCACCGTACTTCAAGATGAAGAGATGTGCAAATTATTTGACGAAGACTTGCTTAAGCTTCTAACAGATGTCCCTTATGAGTTGTATGTTGTTGTTATAGATAAATTAAAGCATATAAATGAAAATCCAAATCCTTGGCATCCATACCACATGGCGTTGACGTACCTAATGCAGCGATTTAGCTTCCATTTAACGGAAATTGGAGGTGTTGGGGATATTTTGGCGGAATCTCGTGGAGGAAATGAAGATAAGATGCTCAAGAATGCGTATGAACATACTTATCATCATGGTGATGTACGTAATACCTCGTTGTTATATCATCGTACATTAACAAGTAAAGAAATTAAGTTAAAACCCAAGAATAAAAATATTGCAGGCTTACAATTGATTGATATGTTAGTAGCCAATGCAAAAAGATGGGTATTAAGAAAGTATGACTTAACGGTGATGGAAATAAGCACTTTTGAATCCAGGCTGGTTCCCATTATTGAAAGCAAGTTCCGTAGTGATCAATCAGGAAATATTGAGGGTTGTGGATTTGTGCTCTATCCAAAATAA
- a CDS encoding nitroreductase family protein, translated as MDFNELVEKRYSCRAFDPDRPVPDALITDCLRAAQLAPSACNAQPWRFLVVTGADQRKRICDEALGGMVPNRWAADAPVLVVLAAVRKLGIARLGEGIKDIPYHLMDCGAAGEHLVLKATELGLGTCWLGWFKEKPLRKLIRAPGAWKLLAVIALGWPAESWETAKRSRVELGEAAFHGDAQTPWSAEG; from the coding sequence ATGGATTTCAACGAGTTAGTAGAAAAGCGCTATTCCTGCCGCGCCTTCGACCCGGACCGCCCGGTGCCGGACGCGTTGATAACCGATTGCCTGCGGGCGGCGCAACTGGCCCCCAGCGCCTGCAACGCCCAGCCCTGGCGCTTCTTGGTCGTTACTGGCGCGGATCAACGCAAGCGCATCTGCGACGAGGCCCTGGGCGGCATGGTCCCGAACCGATGGGCCGCGGACGCCCCGGTCCTCGTCGTCCTGGCGGCGGTGAGAAAGCTGGGCATCGCGCGGCTCGGCGAGGGCATCAAGGATATCCCGTATCATTTGATGGACTGCGGCGCGGCCGGTGAGCACCTCGTCCTCAAGGCCACGGAGCTTGGACTGGGCACCTGCTGGCTCGGCTGGTTCAAGGAGAAGCCGCTCAGAAAACTCATCCGGGCGCCGGGGGCCTGGAAACTTCTTGCCGTCATCGCCCTTGGCTGGCCCGCGGAAAGTTGGGAGACCGCGAAGCGCAGCCGGGTGGAGCTCGGAGAGGCGGCCTTCCACGGTGACGCCCAAACGCCGTGGAGCGCGGAGGGGTAG